From one Haloarcula halobia genomic stretch:
- a CDS encoding helix-turn-helix domain-containing protein has protein sequence MPHRDEETGRYTGEYSTEDFLDAIANQGGMAGTGEIATQVGCAHDTAYKRLQKLEEEGMLSSRKVGNTLLWTRS, from the coding sequence ATGCCCCACCGTGACGAAGAGACTGGCCGGTACACCGGTGAGTACTCTACCGAGGACTTCCTCGATGCTATCGCTAACCAAGGTGGGATGGCTGGCACGGGAGAGATTGCAACTCAGGTTGGTTGTGCCCACGACACTGCGTATAAGCGGCTACAAAAACTGGAAGAAGAAGGAATGCTTTCGTCCCGAAAAGTCGGGAACACTC